The proteins below are encoded in one region of Bacteroidota bacterium:
- a CDS encoding dihydrofolate reductase family protein yields the protein MRRIIVPSFITLDGVLQAPGGPDEDTTSGFKYGGWSAPYADEDSGKLMLEQMGPTDLLLGRKTFEIFANYWPTHADMWPGINDVTKYCLSNTLTKSDWAHSVFLKTVTDIQNLKNSDGPDLKVWGSGQLVQLLLQHDLVDELWLKIYPVTLGQGKKLFESGTIPAAFTLTKSAVTPKGVIFANYTRAGKVETGDFGA from the coding sequence ATGAGAAGAATAATCGTCCCATCCTTTATTACCTTAGACGGAGTATTGCAAGCGCCCGGTGGGCCTGACGAAGATACAACAAGCGGGTTTAAGTATGGCGGTTGGTCTGCGCCATACGCCGATGAGGATTCCGGTAAGCTCATGCTCGAGCAGATGGGCCCGACAGACCTCCTCTTGGGCAGAAAAACATTTGAGATATTCGCTAACTACTGGCCAACACATGCGGATATGTGGCCCGGGATCAACGATGTCACCAAGTACTGCTTGAGCAACACGCTCACGAAGTCGGATTGGGCTCATTCCGTCTTCCTCAAGACTGTGACGGACATCCAGAACCTCAAGAATTCCGACGGCCCAGACCTCAAGGTATGGGGCAGCGGCCAACTCGTACAGTTATTACTCCAACACGACCTCGTCGATGAGCTTTGGCTGAAGATCTACCCCGTGACCCTTGGCCAGGGAAAGAAATTGTTTGAGAGTGGTACCATCCCTGCCGCATTTACACTCACAAAAAGTGCCGTCACCCCCAAAGGAGTGATCTTTGCCAACTACACACGGGCCGGGAAAGTAGAGACCGGCGACTTCGGAGCGTAA
- a CDS encoding deoxyhypusine synthase family protein yields MSNKPISDFILHHYRHFNAAALVDASKAYVAHLDAGGKMMITLAGAMSTAELGVSLAEMIRQDKVQIISCTGANLEEDIMNLVAHNHYKRVPHYRDLSPQDEWELLEGGFNRVTDTCIPEEEAFRHIQKHIHKLWTDAQESGERYFPHEYMYKLLLSGVMKESYQIDVKDSWMIAAAEKNLPIIVPGWEDSTMGNIFASYCIKGELKPSVMKSGIEYMMWLADWYIKNSGGKGVGFFQIGGGIAGDFPICVVPMLYQDLEMHDIPFWSYFCQISDSTTSYGSYSGAVPNEKITWGKLGIDTPKFIVESDASICAPLMFSYILGW; encoded by the coding sequence ATGAGCAATAAGCCGATCTCCGATTTTATTCTGCATCACTACCGCCACTTCAACGCTGCGGCACTGGTGGATGCATCGAAGGCATACGTCGCACATCTCGATGCTGGCGGCAAGATGATGATCACCCTCGCCGGTGCGATGAGCACCGCCGAGCTTGGCGTCTCGCTTGCCGAGATGATCCGTCAGGACAAGGTGCAGATCATCTCCTGCACGGGCGCGAACCTCGAAGAGGACATCATGAACCTCGTCGCCCACAACCACTACAAGCGTGTGCCGCATTACCGCGATCTTTCACCGCAGGACGAGTGGGAATTGCTCGAAGGCGGATTCAACCGCGTGACCGATACCTGCATCCCGGAAGAGGAGGCATTTCGCCACATTCAGAAGCATATCCATAAGCTTTGGACCGATGCGCAGGAAAGCGGCGAACGCTACTTCCCACACGAGTATATGTACAAGCTGCTCCTCTCCGGTGTGATGAAGGAGAGCTATCAGATCGACGTCAAGGACTCCTGGATGATCGCGGCAGCGGAGAAGAATTTGCCGATCATCGTACCGGGTTGGGAAGACAGTACGATGGGCAATATCTTTGCGTCGTATTGCATCAAGGGCGAGCTCAAGCCATCAGTGATGAAGTCGGGCATCGAGTACATGATGTGGCTCGCCGATTGGTACATCAAGAATTCTGGCGGCAAAGGCGTTGGCTTCTTCCAGATCGGCGGCGGCATCGCCGGCGATTTCCCGATCTGTGTTGTGCCGATGCTCTATCAGGACCTCGAGATGCACGACATCCCGTTCTGGAGCTACTTCTGCCAGATCTCGGACTCGACCACTTCGTACGGCTCCTACAGCGGCGCGGTGCCGAACGAGAAGATCACCTGGGGTAAGCTCGGTATCGACACGCCGAAGTTCATCGTCGAATCGGATGCCAGTATCTGCGCACCACTGATGTTCTCGTACATACTCGGCTGGTAA